The following proteins are co-located in the Streptomyces bottropensis ATCC 25435 genome:
- a CDS encoding diacylglycerol/lipid kinase family protein has translation MGIEHLDVRAHARQRWAARAALGCAALAVLLPLGYARGASLLLVAGVVLGAGLTVAALWWVLIHRGAVRVAAGVLAVAAPVGVIWWFAVANLLWVVIVSAGLWAVAVWSGKFALSSTKSHQVHVPEHRTPAPIRPFLIMNPRSGGGKVERFRLKERAERLGATVHLLDPAHHEDVAVLARDAVRNGADLLGVAGGDGTQAQVAAIAAAYDVPLLVISAGTRNHFAMDLGLDRDNPAACLDALTDKGVELHVDLGYASGHPFVNNASFGAYAAVVQSPAYRDDKVRTTLELLPELLTHQRGPRLTARIGDAVIDAPQAVLVSNNVYRSDDLVGLGRRERLDAGVLGVVGVRVDSAAEAAGMVLGPNAPGLSLLVADEIVVEADRPEIEVGVDGEALLLPTPVHCRVSPKALRVRVPRDRPGVPEPKPPLDWRRLRKLAAAVGRTALPKHRERYGWAQRLWDRWR, from the coding sequence GTGGGCATCGAACACCTGGACGTGCGGGCTCACGCGAGACAGCGCTGGGCGGCCAGGGCCGCGCTCGGCTGCGCCGCGCTCGCCGTACTGCTGCCGCTCGGCTATGCGCGCGGCGCGAGCCTGCTGCTCGTCGCGGGCGTCGTACTGGGTGCCGGACTCACCGTGGCCGCGCTGTGGTGGGTGCTGATCCACCGCGGGGCCGTCCGGGTCGCGGCGGGCGTGCTGGCCGTGGCCGCGCCGGTCGGCGTCATCTGGTGGTTCGCCGTCGCCAACCTGCTGTGGGTGGTGATCGTCTCCGCCGGGCTGTGGGCCGTGGCCGTCTGGTCCGGCAAGTTCGCCCTCAGCAGCACCAAGTCCCACCAGGTGCATGTGCCCGAGCACCGCACCCCCGCCCCCATCCGGCCCTTCCTCATCATGAACCCCAGGTCGGGGGGCGGGAAGGTCGAGCGTTTCCGGCTGAAGGAACGCGCCGAGCGGCTCGGCGCCACGGTCCATCTGCTCGACCCCGCGCACCACGAGGACGTCGCCGTACTGGCCCGCGACGCCGTCAGGAACGGCGCCGACCTCCTCGGTGTCGCGGGCGGCGACGGCACCCAGGCCCAGGTCGCCGCCATCGCGGCCGCGTACGACGTCCCCCTCCTCGTCATCTCCGCCGGTACCCGCAACCACTTCGCCATGGACCTCGGCCTCGACCGCGACAACCCCGCCGCCTGCCTCGACGCGCTCACCGACAAGGGTGTCGAGCTGCACGTCGACCTCGGCTACGCCAGCGGCCACCCGTTCGTCAACAACGCCTCCTTCGGCGCGTACGCCGCCGTCGTGCAGAGCCCCGCCTACCGCGACGACAAGGTCCGCACCACTTTGGAACTGCTGCCCGAACTGCTCACGCACCAGCGGGGCCCGCGGCTCACCGCCCGGATCGGGGACGCCGTCATCGACGCGCCGCAGGCCGTCCTCGTCAGCAACAACGTCTACCGCAGCGACGACCTCGTGGGCCTCGGCCGCCGTGAGCGGCTGGACGCCGGGGTGCTGGGCGTCGTCGGAGTGCGCGTCGACAGCGCGGCCGAGGCCGCCGGGATGGTCCTCGGCCCGAACGCCCCCGGGCTCAGCCTCCTCGTCGCGGACGAGATCGTCGTCGAGGCCGACCGGCCCGAGATCGAGGTCGGTGTCGACGGTGAGGCCCTCCTGCTGCCCACCCCCGTCCACTGCCGGGTCTCGCCCAAGGCCCTGCGCGTCCGTGTGCCCCGGGACCGGCCCGGCGTCCCCGAGCCCAAGCCGCCCCTGGACTGGCGCCGGCTGCGCAAGCTCGCCGCCGCGGTCGGCCGCACGGCCCTGCCCAAGCACCGCGAACGCTACGGCTGGGCGCAGCGGTTGTGGGACCGCTGGCGTTAG
- a CDS encoding succinic semialdehyde dehydrogenase: MTDSQAPEKTGTTITGTTGTARTTGTNPLAAAPQGARTAADVVTPELVAQLTKGVVGSGRTANHTPFTGEKLADLPESTPEDVATAYERARAAQAVWAQRPVRERAAVLLRFHDLVLERQGEVLDLIQLETGKARLHAHEEVQAVAVAARHYGRKAPFYLKPKRHTGAVPTLTKVTELRHPRGVIGQIAPWNYPLELSVGDAIPAFVAGNAVVMKPDTETCLTALWARDLLIEAGLPADVFQVVLGEGPVIGPEVVRHADYVSFTGSTRTGREVAQGAAARLVGVSLELGGKNAMLVLADADIEKAAAGAVRACFSSAGQLCISIERLYVHESVADAFLERFAARTKAMRLGKSLAYGAEMGSLVGARQLETVSRHVDEAVEKGAKVVAGGVARPDIGPYFYEPTILDGVTEPMSVCTEETFGPVVSIYRFTDEDEAVAEANSTAYGLNASVWTKDGRRGREIASRVRAGTVNVNEGYASAYGSVQSPMGGMKDSGLGRRHGSEGILKYTEAQTVAQQRLLPMAPSLGMDDEKYAQFMSRSLKAMKALRLR; this comes from the coding sequence ATGACGGACTCGCAGGCCCCCGAAAAGACCGGCACGACCATCACGGGAACGACCGGCACGGCACGGACGACCGGCACCAACCCCCTCGCGGCAGCCCCGCAGGGCGCCCGTACCGCCGCCGATGTGGTCACCCCCGAACTGGTCGCCCAGCTCACCAAGGGCGTGGTCGGCTCCGGCCGGACCGCCAACCACACGCCCTTCACCGGTGAGAAGCTGGCCGACCTGCCGGAGTCCACCCCCGAGGACGTGGCGACGGCCTACGAGCGGGCCCGCGCCGCCCAGGCCGTCTGGGCCCAGCGACCGGTGCGCGAGCGCGCCGCCGTCCTGCTCCGCTTCCACGACCTGGTGCTGGAGCGCCAGGGCGAGGTGCTCGACCTCATCCAGCTGGAGACCGGCAAGGCCCGTCTGCACGCCCACGAGGAGGTCCAGGCCGTCGCGGTCGCCGCCCGGCACTACGGCCGCAAGGCCCCCTTCTATCTGAAGCCGAAGCGGCACACCGGCGCCGTGCCGACCCTCACCAAGGTCACCGAGCTGCGCCACCCGCGCGGTGTGATCGGCCAGATCGCCCCCTGGAACTACCCGCTCGAACTGTCGGTCGGCGACGCGATCCCCGCCTTCGTCGCGGGCAACGCGGTCGTCATGAAGCCCGACACGGAGACCTGCCTGACCGCCCTGTGGGCCCGCGACCTGCTCATCGAGGCCGGACTGCCCGCCGACGTCTTCCAGGTCGTCCTCGGCGAGGGCCCCGTCATCGGCCCCGAGGTCGTGCGGCACGCCGACTACGTGTCCTTCACCGGCTCCACCCGCACCGGCCGCGAGGTCGCCCAGGGCGCCGCCGCCCGCCTCGTCGGCGTCTCCCTCGAACTCGGCGGCAAGAACGCCATGCTGGTCCTGGCCGACGCCGACATAGAGAAGGCCGCGGCGGGAGCCGTCCGCGCCTGCTTCTCCTCCGCCGGCCAACTCTGCATCTCCATCGAGCGCCTGTACGTCCACGAGTCCGTCGCGGACGCCTTCCTGGAGCGCTTCGCCGCCCGCACCAAGGCCATGCGGCTGGGCAAGTCCCTCGCCTACGGCGCCGAGATGGGCTCCCTCGTCGGCGCACGCCAGCTGGAGACCGTCAGCCGCCACGTCGACGAGGCCGTGGAGAAGGGCGCGAAGGTCGTCGCGGGCGGCGTCGCCCGCCCCGACATCGGCCCCTACTTCTACGAGCCCACGATCCTCGACGGCGTCACCGAACCCATGTCCGTGTGCACGGAGGAGACCTTCGGCCCGGTCGTCTCCATCTACCGCTTCACGGACGAGGACGAGGCCGTCGCGGAGGCCAACTCCACCGCGTACGGCCTCAACGCCTCCGTCTGGACCAAGGACGGCCGCCGCGGCCGCGAGATCGCCTCCCGCGTGCGCGCCGGCACGGTCAACGTCAACGAGGGCTACGCCTCCGCCTACGGCAGCGTCCAGTCCCCGATGGGCGGCATGAAGGACTCCGGCCTCGGCCGCCGCCACGGCTCCGAGGGCATCCTCAAGTACACGGAGGCCCAGACCGTCGCCCAGCAGCGCCTGCTGCCCATGGCCCCGTCCCTGGGCATGGACGACGAGAAGTACGCCCAGTTCATGAGCCGCAGCCTGAAGGCGATGAAGGCGCTGCGCCTGAGGTGA
- a CDS encoding GMC family oxidoreductase N-terminal domain-containing protein — MSYDYDVIVVGSGFGGSVTALRLTEKGYKVGVVEAGRRFTRATLPKNSWDLKNYLWAPALGMYGLQRIHLLGNVMVLAGAGVGGGSLNYANTLYEPPKPFFEDPQWKDITNWQEELKPYYDQARRMLGVRLNPTMTPSDVHLKAAAERMGVGDSFHLAPVGVFFGDGEDADGTAKAAPGEQVADPYFGGAGPARRACTECGECMTGCRHGAKNTLNENYLHLAEKAGAVVHPMTTVVAVTEDSQGGYAVTTLPTDARRKGDSRVLKARRVVLAAGTYGTQTLLHRMKAGGQLPHISDRLGMLTRTNSEALVGAQTDRRRYRKAHGAPEVDFTRGVAITSSIHPDENTHIEPVRYGKGSNAMGGLSILQVPYAGGTASDASRVLGWLANAVRHPLLVARSLSNRRWSERTIIGLVMQSLDNSLSTHLKPKGLGKGLLTARQGHGAPNPKQIEAASTAAATLAAEINGFAGSNVGELMGTPLTAHFLGGCPIGATAADGVIDPYHRLYGHPGISVVDGAAVSANLGVNPSLTITAQAERAMSYWPNKGEADHRPAPGAAYERLVPVEPLRPAVPADAFGALRLPLLPVPAVPPKK, encoded by the coding sequence GTGTCGTACGACTATGACGTCATCGTGGTCGGATCAGGATTCGGCGGTTCTGTCACCGCGCTGCGCCTGACCGAGAAGGGCTACAAGGTCGGCGTCGTGGAAGCGGGCCGTCGCTTCACCCGCGCAACCCTCCCCAAGAACTCCTGGGACCTCAAGAACTACCTCTGGGCCCCCGCCCTCGGCATGTACGGCCTCCAGCGCATCCATCTGCTGGGCAACGTCATGGTGCTGGCCGGGGCCGGCGTGGGCGGCGGCTCCCTCAACTACGCCAACACCCTCTACGAACCGCCGAAGCCGTTCTTCGAGGACCCGCAGTGGAAGGACATCACCAACTGGCAGGAGGAGCTGAAGCCGTACTACGACCAGGCCCGGCGCATGCTCGGCGTACGGCTCAACCCGACGATGACCCCCTCCGACGTGCACCTGAAGGCCGCCGCCGAGCGGATGGGTGTCGGCGACAGCTTCCACCTCGCCCCGGTCGGTGTCTTCTTCGGCGACGGCGAGGACGCCGACGGCACCGCGAAGGCCGCCCCCGGCGAGCAGGTGGCAGACCCCTACTTCGGCGGCGCGGGCCCGGCCCGCAGGGCCTGCACCGAGTGCGGCGAGTGCATGACCGGCTGCCGCCACGGCGCCAAGAACACCCTCAACGAGAACTACCTCCACCTCGCCGAGAAGGCGGGCGCGGTCGTCCACCCGATGACCACGGTCGTCGCCGTCACCGAGGACTCCCAGGGCGGCTACGCCGTCACGACCCTGCCGACCGACGCGCGCCGCAAGGGTGACTCCCGCGTGCTGAAGGCCCGCCGCGTCGTCCTCGCCGCCGGCACCTACGGCACCCAGACCCTGCTGCACCGGATGAAGGCGGGCGGCCAACTGCCGCACATCTCCGACCGGTTGGGCATGCTGACCCGCACCAACTCGGAGGCCCTGGTCGGCGCCCAGACCGACCGGCGCCGCTACCGCAAGGCCCACGGCGCGCCCGAGGTCGACTTCACCCGGGGCGTGGCGATCACCTCCTCGATCCACCCCGACGAGAACACCCACATCGAGCCGGTCCGCTACGGCAAGGGGTCCAACGCGATGGGTGGCCTGTCGATCCTCCAGGTCCCCTACGCGGGCGGCACCGCGTCGGACGCCTCCCGGGTGCTCGGCTGGCTGGCGAACGCGGTCAGACACCCCTTGCTGGTGGCCCGCTCACTGTCCAACCGCCGCTGGTCGGAGCGGACCATCATCGGTCTGGTGATGCAGTCCCTGGACAACTCCCTGTCGACGCATCTGAAGCCGAAGGGCCTCGGCAAGGGACTGTTGACGGCACGTCAGGGTCATGGCGCGCCCAATCCCAAGCAGATCGAGGCCGCTTCGACGGCCGCCGCCACCCTCGCCGCCGAGATCAACGGCTTCGCCGGCAGCAACGTGGGCGAGCTGATGGGAACCCCGCTCACCGCGCACTTCCTCGGCGGCTGCCCCATCGGTGCCACGGCGGCCGACGGCGTCATCGACCCGTACCACCGCCTCTACGGCCACCCCGGCATCTCCGTCGTCGACGGCGCCGCCGTCTCCGCGAACCTGGGGGTGAACCCCTCGCTGACCATCACCGCCCAGGCCGAGCGCGCGATGTCGTACTGGCCGAACAAGGGCGAGGCCGACCACCGCCCGGCCCCGGGAGCGGCCTACGAGCGCCTCGTTCCCGTGGAGCCCCTGCGTCCGGCGGTCCCGGCGGACGCCTTCGGCGCGCTGCGGCTGCCGCTGCTGCCGGTACCGGCCGTTCCGCCGAAGAAGTAG